The segment ATTCTTATCAGATACGAATGAGATACTTTCAGTTACCGAGCATCGCGATGTTTTAAATGAGAATTTTTACCTTGTTATCAAAATAACAGCGCAGATCCTTTACAAATTGTTTCCTGTTGTAGGACGTGTGCGAGCTGGAGATGAATTCTACTTAGGGGAGAGAGCCTTAGATGAACTTACATTTGTCTTGGTCAATGCCCGTATCAGCGTCCAAGGAGACATTATCAACGACTTCAACTCTCCCCTGAAGTTAGTTTGGGTCGCTGCATAAGTACACGTGTTTATACAGGAACTCATGTTCGTGAGCAGAGTCCCGGTTTGAGCAGCGATAAATCGGGCAGAGTAGTAGTTGTTATCAGAATACATGGTTAGATTAACGATAAAATTGGTCACTGTCGACGGCAGCCAAAATAGCATGAAGCTGCCCGACACACAGAACAGTAACATGATGCCCTTTTTTCTGTTCTCCATTTCCGTGTCACGTTCAGTCGTACTTTTATGGATTCGGAAGCCCCTCCGAGATTTGCTGGCCACCAAGATATGCCTGGCTGTCATCGCATTAAATAGAAATATTAAACCAAATACGCACAGCAAGTTTCGAAAGGATTTGAATCTGCTGAACGCGACAAAAGGTGCAGAGTTTACGATGTCCAATTTTGGGAGAACACCCCAAGAAATATTTCCAACTATTTGTTGAGGCTGCAATgcaaacaagaagggtatattcTCCAAACAAGCTACTGCCAGGATTACTGCCGCCAGAATTCTGGCAATCTTCACtctgcagtattttgttttaaaCTTCTGACAGCATATGGAAACATATCGATCACCGGTGAAGGCCACGGTGTACCACAGTGATAGATCCAGAGTGACTGCCACCAGGTAGACCGTGGCTTTAAGGACTTCCGTATAATGCAGAAATGAATTTGACAGGCGGAATATTAAAATCTCATAGACAAGGACATTGATGAGAATGACCAATAAATCTGCCACAGCCATCATCGTCATGTAGGCAGAGATGCATTTGGAAAGACCGCATTTTCCCCGGGAGAGAATAATAATTGTTAACAAATTGGctgcaacagaaaaaaaaacacaacaacaacAGAATAAGACGTCACTATAGGAGGAAGACAAGTGAATATTACAACTTGTTTTTGAAATATGTTCGCATGGGTTTCTGTTTAGTCCGTGCACACCGATGGTCTGAGAGTGAGCATAGGCAAGGCAAAAAGACACTTCGCATTGTGATCTTAACCAGCTGGAAACGGGCTGAAAAAATAGCAAGTGCTACTGGAAGCCTGGGTAATGTGCTGCTCTTCATGAAGACAAACCAGGCTACCATTGCATGCCGAATGGTCGGGTGTGAGCTTCTCGGTACAAAAGAAAATGAACTGTAAATACAGATCTATCATTCATTTAAAGTGAAACAACTGGTGAATGCGTGACACGGTGAGCTTTTTTGCACATCACCCATCACAAATCAGGACTTTGAGCACTGCGGTTGAGTTATTGAGTTAAATTGTACAATGCATAATTGAAGCAGAATTCCTTGTATTGTTTACATTTCTAGTCACCTTAGTACGGGAATTATATTAAAATTACTGACAGAGttcagaatatttacaaggatactgCGAGGACAGAGAAATCTTTGTATACATTAGGGATATAGTTCGTGTAAATATATTCCAGCCTTTTCTACTCAGGTTGTGTGAAACTATTTTGAAGGACCTCAGGATTAGCGTGGAAGTTGAAATGTTGCTGGGGTAATCTGAAAGAAGTTATTTACTCAGAAGCTGCTGCGAGTATGGAAACAGCTTCCTGCGGAGCGGACGATGCGGGATCTATTGTACCAcgtaagataagtttggatagggcCAAGATGGGAAGGAGGTAGACGAGTGTTAGTCAGGTGCTGGTTGAGAGGACAACAGAGTTTCAGGTCGCTAAGGCGGGCCGAATGGCCGCTTTTTGTGTTGTAGTACACTTTTACTCTCTGACAGGGACGATGAAAAACACATTACCTACTGAGCGAAACACTACTGCTCTTTCAGGAACGGTATCCCTCCGATCTCTTTGCACAGGACATGAGGAGACCCCCTCATGTGTCCAGAAGAAAGTCTTCTCAGCGGCCATGTAGACAGGTAAGGATACAGCGCTCATTGAGCAGCTAGTGTAATGGATACATTGTGGTGCATCTTCTGATCATACtccataaaaaaaaaacattgtcctGCAGAGGGCCATTAGCTGTTAGACAATGTATTAATACGACTTACCGGGTAAACCAAACACCATTAGAAAAGGGTAGCAAACGTCTTTTATCTGTAGGATCGGCGGTCGACGCATTTTCAATTGCTTGAATTATCTCCCGTTGTGCAGTTCACATCGGCGTATGACTTGGATCACGATACCCTGCTAATTTATAGGAAACACGAATTCTCCGTCACGGGTAAGCGGGTTGTGCAATAAATGA is part of the Mobula hypostoma unplaced genomic scaffold, sMobHyp1.1 scaffold_36, whole genome shotgun sequence genome and harbors:
- the LOC134341558 gene encoding probable G-protein coupled receptor 139 is translated as MRRPPILQIKDVCYPFLMVFGLPANLLTIIILSRGKCGLSKCISAYMTMMAVADLLVILINVLVYEILIFRLSNSFLHYTEVLKATVYLVAVTLDLSLWYTVAFTGDRYVSICCQKFKTKYCRVKIARILAAVILAVACLENIPFLFALQPQQIVGNISWGVLPKLDIVNSAPFVAFSRFKSFRNLLCVFGLIFLFNAMTARHILVASKSRRGFRIHKSTTERDTEMENRKKGIMLLFCVSGSFMLFWLPSTVTNFIVNLTMYSDNNYYSARFIAAQTGTLLTNMSSCINTCTYAATQTNFRGELKSLIMSPWTLIRALTKTNVDE